Proteins from a single region of Streptomyces sp. Tu 3180:
- a CDS encoding STAS domain-containing protein encodes MPEHEAGGTLGTPTLEVRDFLLRRREQIAQRWADEPLFRTVFTVSRDEAVEAGKAVVDALAQVADAQRVEDPDAAGFTGVREQLARMGAARSRAGLSTTQVSSELAALWPPVENLLVADLEQASPEGLRECSTTLSVLMGTLRLVAMQTALSEGQALIDRQRLQLLEVATPVIKLWDGIVAVPLIGTLDSARSQVVMETLLNAVVDQHARFAILDITGVPTVDSLVAQHLMKTVAAARLMGAECVVSGIRPAIAQTIVHLGLDLGTVKTRASLADALGYCLHELGANIVNAAPDGVGRR; translated from the coding sequence GTGCCGGAGCACGAAGCGGGCGGAACGCTCGGAACGCCGACACTCGAGGTCAGGGACTTCCTGCTCCGCCGGCGTGAGCAGATCGCCCAGCGGTGGGCGGACGAGCCCCTGTTCCGTACGGTGTTCACCGTCTCCCGCGACGAGGCGGTGGAGGCGGGCAAGGCGGTCGTCGACGCGCTGGCGCAGGTCGCCGACGCGCAGCGGGTCGAGGACCCGGACGCCGCGGGTTTCACGGGTGTGCGCGAGCAGCTGGCGCGGATGGGAGCGGCCCGCTCCCGCGCGGGGCTGTCGACCACGCAGGTGTCGAGCGAGCTGGCCGCGCTGTGGCCGCCGGTGGAGAACCTCCTGGTCGCCGATCTGGAACAGGCGTCGCCCGAGGGGCTGCGGGAGTGCTCGACCACGCTCAGCGTGCTCATGGGCACGCTGCGGCTGGTGGCCATGCAGACGGCGCTCAGCGAGGGGCAGGCCCTCATCGACCGGCAGCGGCTGCAGCTGCTGGAGGTGGCCACGCCGGTGATCAAGCTCTGGGACGGCATCGTGGCGGTCCCGCTGATCGGGACGCTCGACAGCGCCCGCAGCCAGGTCGTGATGGAGACGCTGCTGAACGCGGTCGTCGACCAGCACGCCCGCTTCGCGATCCTCGACATCACCGGTGTGCCGACCGTCGACTCGCTGGTGGCGCAGCACCTGATGAAGACGGTCGCCGCGGCCCGGCTGATGGGCGCGGAGTGCGTGGTGTCCGGTATCCGTCCGGCGATCGCGCAGACCATCGTGCACCTGGGTCTGGACCTCGGCACGGTGAAGACCCGCGCGAGCCTCGCCGACGCGCTCGGGTACTGCCTGCACGAGCTGGGGGCGAACATCGTGAACGCGGCGCCCGACGGTGTGGGCCGCCGGTGA
- a CDS encoding SpoIIE family protein phosphatase translates to MSITEHPREPQRGEPRLEPAPPAPADAPVPSDGALSVDGTLSVPSPADTPSAGPAGVSADSPVGRLAATVDRLSREVRAAQAEAEGRALIELAKGILVERLGCGPSQAARQLAELTEQAGTTQLEFAVEVINQAARDRMSEVTDAFLAATRAADDARAEEAAVRLRAAESGALAADDTQAVAESLLEQALRPLGATAVAIWAAGADGSLTLAGSAGFSPAEAARWCYVPPDVATVARCGLLERDGLWITSLAETGLPSVGRHHHPDGGRAALPAGTGGRVHGVLEIVWPSPLPEQPPQIVRQVEALAELCAHTLETYTPPSGPPHRPRTLPDAAELMDLADGLHDPALVLLPHLDASGNLLDFRIQHVNGRFLDPAGRPRAMVSGALLLEAYPMAAGEGELFQRIERVYATGEPFRARRMNLTALVGQVPLSAVADISVSRHGSGLLFIWRIEDEAARLASLLQHAQRLGRIGGFEENLLTGEITWNGQLFDLYGRPQTSPPVPLENLPAHAHPDDAVAIGRFLRTLLHHRRPASAAFRLQRPDGVTRHIRVVAEPVLDTDGRPLTVRGAYQDISAQHWTEVALAATRDQLAHTEQQASERDRLALQLQRAIMPPAQAPLQVPDLDVAVRYRPAETEQLVGGDWYDAVVLPSGLVLLCVGDVAGHGIEAATSMVVLRNALRGLAVTGAGPGQLLSWLNIVAHHLTGAVTATAVCGLYDPASRTLRWARAGHLPPVLVRGGEASPLPLVRGLLLGAVPEAAYEEAEVRLAAGDNLLMYTDGLIERRDRSVEESLAHLLTTAATAPGTLDQRLDRLLTYSRSDTDDDTCIVGIRVG, encoded by the coding sequence GTGAGCATCACCGAGCATCCGCGCGAGCCGCAGCGCGGTGAGCCGCGGCTCGAACCCGCCCCTCCCGCGCCCGCCGACGCGCCGGTGCCGTCGGACGGGGCCCTCTCCGTGGACGGGACCCTCTCCGTCCCCTCCCCGGCGGACACCCCGTCCGCCGGTCCCGCCGGCGTGTCCGCCGACTCGCCCGTGGGCCGGCTCGCGGCCACCGTGGACCGGCTCAGCCGTGAGGTGCGCGCCGCGCAGGCCGAGGCCGAGGGGCGGGCCCTGATCGAACTCGCCAAGGGGATCCTCGTCGAACGCCTGGGGTGCGGTCCCTCGCAGGCCGCGCGTCAGCTCGCCGAGCTGACCGAGCAGGCCGGGACGACCCAGCTGGAGTTCGCGGTCGAGGTCATCAACCAGGCCGCCCGGGACCGGATGTCCGAGGTGACGGACGCCTTCCTGGCCGCCACCCGGGCCGCGGACGACGCGCGGGCCGAGGAGGCCGCCGTGCGGCTGCGCGCGGCCGAGAGCGGGGCGCTGGCGGCGGACGACACCCAGGCGGTCGCCGAGTCGCTGCTGGAGCAGGCGCTGCGCCCGCTCGGGGCGACGGCGGTGGCCATCTGGGCGGCGGGCGCCGACGGGTCGCTCACGCTGGCGGGCAGCGCCGGGTTCTCCCCGGCCGAGGCGGCGCGCTGGTGCTACGTCCCGCCGGACGTGGCGACGGTCGCCCGCTGCGGGCTCCTGGAGCGCGACGGCCTGTGGATCACGTCGCTGGCCGAGACGGGCCTGCCCAGCGTCGGCCGGCACCACCACCCGGACGGGGGCAGGGCGGCCCTGCCCGCGGGGACCGGGGGACGCGTGCACGGTGTGCTGGAGATCGTCTGGCCGTCGCCGCTGCCCGAGCAGCCGCCGCAGATCGTCCGCCAGGTGGAGGCCCTGGCCGAGCTGTGCGCCCACACCCTGGAGACGTACACGCCGCCGAGCGGACCGCCGCACCGGCCGCGGACGCTGCCGGACGCCGCGGAGCTGATGGACCTGGCCGACGGTCTGCACGACCCCGCGCTGGTCCTCCTGCCGCACCTGGACGCCTCCGGGAACCTGCTGGACTTCCGCATCCAGCACGTCAACGGCCGCTTCCTGGACCCGGCGGGACGGCCGCGCGCCATGGTCAGCGGCGCCCTCCTGCTGGAGGCCTACCCGATGGCCGCCGGGGAGGGCGAGCTCTTCCAGCGGATCGAGCGGGTGTACGCCACGGGCGAGCCGTTCCGGGCCCGGCGCATGAACCTGACGGCGCTCGTCGGCCAGGTGCCGCTGTCGGCGGTCGCGGACATCAGCGTGAGCCGGCACGGCTCCGGCCTCCTGTTCATCTGGCGCATCGAGGACGAGGCGGCCCGGCTGGCGAGCCTGCTCCAGCACGCCCAGCGGCTCGGCCGGATCGGCGGCTTCGAGGAGAACCTGCTCACCGGGGAGATCACCTGGAACGGGCAGCTCTTCGACCTCTACGGGCGCCCGCAGACGAGTCCGCCGGTGCCGCTGGAGAACCTGCCCGCGCACGCCCACCCGGACGACGCCGTCGCCATCGGCCGGTTCCTGCGCACGCTGCTGCACCACCGGCGCCCCGCCTCGGCGGCCTTCCGGCTGCAGCGGCCCGACGGGGTGACCCGGCACATCCGGGTCGTCGCCGAACCGGTCCTGGACACCGACGGCCGGCCGCTCACCGTCCGCGGCGCCTACCAGGACATCTCGGCACAGCACTGGACGGAGGTGGCGCTGGCGGCCACCCGCGACCAGCTGGCGCACACCGAGCAGCAGGCCAGCGAGCGCGACCGGCTGGCGCTGCAGCTGCAGCGCGCCATCATGCCGCCCGCCCAGGCGCCGCTGCAGGTGCCCGATCTGGACGTGGCCGTCCGCTACCGGCCCGCGGAGACCGAGCAGCTGGTGGGCGGCGACTGGTACGACGCCGTGGTGCTCCCGTCCGGGCTGGTGCTGCTGTGCGTGGGCGACGTCGCCGGCCACGGCATCGAGGCGGCGACCAGCATGGTCGTCCTGCGCAACGCGCTGCGCGGTCTGGCCGTCACCGGCGCGGGCCCCGGGCAGCTGCTGTCGTGGCTGAACATCGTGGCGCACCACCTGACGGGCGCGGTCACCGCCACCGCGGTCTGCGGCCTGTACGACCCGGCCTCGCGGACGCTGAGGTGGGCCAGGGCGGGCCATCTGCCGCCCGTGCTGGTGCGGGGCGGCGAGGCATCTCCCCTGCCGCTGGTGCGCGGGCTGCTGCTCGGTGCCGTGCCCGAGGCCGCGTACGAGGAGGCGGAGGTGCGGCTGGCGGCCGGGGACAACCTGCTGATGTACACGGACGGTCTGATCGAGCGCCGGGACCGCTCCGTCGAGGAGTCCCTGGCCCACCTGCTCACCACCGCCGCCACGGCCCCGGGCACGCTCGACCAGCGGCTGGACCGGCTGCTCACGTACAGCAGGTCGGACACGGACGACGACACCTGCATCGTGGGCATCCGGGTCGGGTGA
- a CDS encoding PRC-barrel domain-containing protein — MPIDSIWSYAPDLSDVQGQDLTGYTVVANDGTIGHVDRQADHYGMRHLVVDTGVWVFGRSVLVPVGLVAGVDVGERRITVSCSRAEVKAAPRFRTDSETMDPTYLGTVGDYYHRLPSRGTPAG; from the coding sequence GTGCCCATCGACAGCATCTGGTCATACGCGCCGGACCTGAGCGACGTCCAGGGGCAGGACCTGACGGGCTACACCGTCGTCGCGAACGACGGCACCATCGGCCACGTGGACCGGCAGGCCGACCACTACGGCATGCGGCACCTCGTCGTCGACACCGGCGTCTGGGTGTTCGGCCGCAGCGTCCTCGTGCCGGTCGGCCTCGTCGCGGGCGTCGACGTCGGGGAGCGCAGGATAACGGTGTCGTGCAGCAGGGCGGAGGTGAAGGCCGCGCCCCGCTTCCGGACCGACAGCGAGACCATGGACCCCACCTACCTCGGCACGGTCGGTGACTACTATCACCGGCTGCCGTCGCGCGGGACCCCCGCCGGGTGA
- a CDS encoding HAMP domain-containing protein, whose product MTGKSTEVTDAVPRDQELKMLLAGLTAVRDGDFGTRLPDDADGLMGDIAKVFNGMVDQLSVFTSEVTRVAREVGTEGALGGQAQVPGVSGTWADLTDSVNAMAGNLTAQVRSIAQVTTAVAKGDLSQKITVDARGEILELKNTINTMVDQLSAFADEVTRVAREVGTEGRLGGQADVQGVKGTWRDLTDSVNFMAGNLTGQVRNIALVATAVAKGDLSQKITVDARGEILELKNTINTMVDQLSAFADEVTRVAREVGTEGRLGGQAQVRGVSGTWKDLTDNVNVMASNLTGQVRSIAQVASAVGRGDLSQRIRVEAAGEVAALADVINTMVDTLSAFADEVTRVAREVGTEGRLGGQARVPNVAGTWKDLTDNVNSMANNLTGQVRNIALVTTAVARGDLSKKIDVDARGEILELKTTINTMVDQLSAFADEVTRVAREVGTEGRLGGQAEVEGVSGTWKRLTENVNELAGNLTRQVRAIAEVASAVAEGDLTRSITVEASGEVAELKDNINSMVESLRETTRANQEQDWLKSNLARVSGLMQGHRDLPVVAELIMDELVPLVSAQYGAFYLAEDGESGPELRLVGSYGYPDDDARPTRIPFGRTLVGQAARSRRTIMVDELPPDYVTISSGLGRVVPTALVLLPIVVEGQVLGVIELASVTPFTQIHRDFLAQLMETVGVNVSTIVANARTDELLVESQRLTAELQERSAELQAQQEELQHSNAELEEKAALLATQNRDIEAKNLQIEQARQELEARAQQLSLASKYKSEFLANMSHELRTPLNSLLILAQLLAQNPSRNLSPKQVEYAQIIHSAGSDLLQLINDILDLSKVEAGKMDVSPERVALRQLIEYVEATFRPMTMQKSLDFTVTTAPGAPADLLTDDSRLRQVLRNLLSNAVKFTERGSVELRIEPAADDEVPEGVVRGGSVVAFRVKDTGVGIQEQHLETIFGAFQQADGTTSRKYGGTGLGLSITREIAHLLGGAVTVDSVAGQGSTFTLFLPVARPDFEELLRHGADRTPVEAAPDAPSPQRPAIEAGTGSGRRPRRLLVVEERPRGLLTLVAESVVQDVTHGRGDGTFRPPVDIITTVGAQEAAGALAAEPCHCVVLELGMAEEEVTRFLEALRGDSALASVPVLVHSGHRPDAAVEEALRSRAEGTALEFLSSLDELRERIALHLSAEEPGDVLSLVRPDEAQRPAPQTVVDGSFSGRTILVVDDDARNLFALSGILELHGFRVLHAENGRKGIERLVNNPDVALVLMDVMMPELDGYAATAEIRAMPQYADLPIIAVTAKAMPGDREKSLASGASDYVTKPVDTQDLIACVRRWLPS is encoded by the coding sequence ATGACCGGCAAGAGCACCGAGGTGACCGACGCGGTGCCACGGGACCAGGAGCTCAAGATGCTCCTCGCGGGACTGACCGCCGTACGGGACGGGGACTTCGGCACCCGGCTGCCGGACGACGCGGACGGCCTCATGGGGGACATCGCCAAGGTCTTCAACGGGATGGTGGACCAGCTGTCGGTGTTCACCTCCGAGGTGACGCGCGTGGCCCGCGAGGTCGGCACCGAGGGGGCGCTGGGCGGGCAGGCGCAGGTTCCCGGGGTCTCGGGCACCTGGGCCGATCTGACGGACTCGGTCAACGCCATGGCGGGCAACCTCACCGCGCAGGTCCGCTCCATCGCCCAGGTGACGACGGCGGTCGCCAAGGGCGACCTGTCGCAGAAGATCACCGTCGACGCCCGCGGCGAGATCCTCGAGCTCAAGAACACCATCAACACGATGGTCGACCAGCTCTCCGCCTTCGCCGACGAGGTCACCCGCGTCGCCCGCGAGGTCGGCACCGAGGGACGCCTCGGCGGACAGGCCGACGTGCAGGGCGTGAAGGGGACCTGGCGCGACCTCACCGACTCGGTGAACTTCATGGCGGGCAACCTCACCGGCCAGGTCCGCAACATCGCCCTGGTGGCGACGGCGGTCGCCAAGGGCGACCTGTCGCAGAAGATCACCGTCGACGCCCGCGGCGAGATCCTCGAGCTCAAGAACACCATCAACACGATGGTCGACCAGCTCTCCGCCTTCGCCGACGAGGTCACCCGCGTCGCCCGCGAGGTCGGCACCGAGGGACGCCTCGGCGGACAGGCCCAGGTGCGGGGTGTCTCCGGCACCTGGAAGGACCTCACCGACAACGTCAACGTGATGGCGTCCAACCTGACCGGCCAGGTCCGCTCCATCGCCCAGGTCGCGTCCGCCGTGGGCCGGGGCGACCTGTCGCAGCGGATCCGGGTCGAGGCCGCGGGCGAGGTCGCCGCGCTGGCCGACGTCATCAACACCATGGTCGACACGCTGTCGGCCTTCGCCGACGAGGTCACCCGCGTCGCCCGCGAGGTCGGCACCGAGGGACGCCTGGGCGGACAGGCGCGCGTGCCGAACGTCGCCGGCACCTGGAAGGACCTCACCGACAACGTCAACTCCATGGCCAACAACCTCACCGGCCAGGTGCGCAACATCGCGCTGGTGACGACCGCGGTGGCCCGGGGCGACCTGTCCAAGAAGATCGACGTGGACGCGCGCGGCGAGATCCTGGAGCTGAAGACGACCATCAACACGATGGTCGACCAGCTCTCCGCCTTCGCCGACGAGGTCACCCGCGTCGCCCGCGAGGTCGGCACCGAGGGACGCCTCGGCGGACAGGCCGAGGTGGAGGGCGTCTCGGGCACCTGGAAGCGCCTGACGGAGAACGTCAACGAACTGGCCGGGAACCTGACCCGGCAGGTGCGGGCGATCGCGGAGGTCGCGAGCGCCGTCGCCGAGGGCGATCTGACGCGCTCGATCACCGTGGAGGCCTCCGGCGAGGTCGCCGAACTGAAGGACAACATCAACTCGATGGTGGAGTCCCTGCGCGAGACCACCCGGGCCAACCAGGAACAGGACTGGCTCAAGAGCAACCTCGCCCGGGTCTCCGGCCTGATGCAGGGGCACCGCGACCTGCCCGTGGTCGCCGAGCTGATCATGGACGAGCTGGTGCCGCTGGTGTCGGCCCAGTACGGCGCCTTCTACCTCGCGGAGGACGGCGAGAGCGGCCCCGAGCTGCGGCTCGTCGGCTCCTACGGCTACCCCGACGACGACGCCCGGCCCACCCGGATCCCCTTCGGCCGCACCCTGGTCGGCCAGGCCGCCCGCAGCCGCCGCACCATCATGGTGGACGAGCTGCCGCCGGACTACGTGACCATCTCCTCCGGGCTCGGCCGGGTGGTGCCGACCGCGCTGGTGCTGCTGCCCATCGTGGTCGAGGGCCAGGTCCTCGGCGTGATCGAGCTGGCGTCGGTGACCCCGTTCACCCAGATCCACCGGGACTTCCTGGCCCAGCTGATGGAGACCGTCGGCGTCAACGTCAGCACCATCGTGGCCAACGCCCGCACCGACGAGCTGCTGGTGGAGTCGCAGCGGCTGACCGCCGAGCTCCAGGAGCGCTCGGCGGAGCTGCAGGCGCAGCAGGAGGAACTCCAGCACTCCAACGCCGAACTGGAGGAGAAGGCCGCGCTGCTGGCGACGCAGAACCGGGACATCGAGGCGAAGAACCTCCAGATCGAGCAGGCCCGTCAGGAACTCGAGGCACGGGCCCAGCAGCTGTCGCTCGCCTCGAAGTACAAGTCGGAGTTCCTGGCCAACATGAGCCACGAGCTGCGCACCCCGCTGAACAGCCTGCTGATCCTGGCCCAGTTGCTCGCCCAGAACCCCTCGCGCAACCTCAGCCCGAAGCAGGTCGAGTACGCGCAGATCATCCACTCCGCGGGCTCGGACCTGCTGCAGCTGATCAACGACATCCTCGACCTGTCCAAGGTCGAGGCCGGGAAGATGGACGTCAGCCCCGAACGGGTGGCGCTGCGCCAGCTCATCGAGTACGTCGAGGCCACCTTCCGGCCCATGACGATGCAGAAGAGCCTGGACTTCACCGTGACGACGGCCCCGGGCGCGCCGGCCGACCTGCTCACCGACGACTCCCGGCTGCGGCAGGTGCTGCGCAACCTGCTGTCCAACGCGGTCAAGTTCACCGAGCGGGGCAGCGTGGAGCTGCGGATCGAGCCCGCGGCGGACGACGAGGTGCCCGAGGGTGTGGTGCGCGGCGGCTCCGTGGTGGCCTTCCGGGTGAAGGACACCGGGGTCGGCATCCAGGAACAGCACCTGGAGACGATCTTCGGCGCCTTCCAGCAGGCGGACGGCACGACCAGCCGCAAGTACGGCGGCACGGGGCTCGGCCTGTCCATCACCCGGGAGATCGCGCACCTGCTCGGCGGCGCGGTCACGGTGGACAGCGTCGCGGGCCAGGGCAGCACGTTCACGCTGTTCCTGCCCGTGGCCCGGCCGGACTTCGAGGAGCTGCTGCGGCACGGCGCGGACCGGACCCCGGTCGAGGCCGCCCCGGACGCACCCTCCCCGCAGCGGCCGGCGATCGAGGCGGGGACCGGATCGGGCCGGCGCCCGCGGCGGCTGCTCGTCGTGGAGGAGCGGCCCCGGGGCCTGCTGACCCTGGTCGCGGAGAGCGTGGTCCAGGACGTCACGCACGGCCGGGGCGACGGCACCTTCCGGCCCCCGGTCGACATCATCACCACCGTCGGGGCCCAGGAGGCGGCCGGTGCGCTGGCCGCCGAGCCGTGCCACTGCGTGGTGCTGGAGCTCGGCATGGCCGAGGAGGAGGTCACCCGGTTCCTGGAGGCGCTGCGGGGCGACTCCGCCCTGGCGAGCGTGCCGGTGCTGGTGCACAGCGGTCACCGGCCCGACGCGGCGGTGGAGGAGGCCCTGCGGTCCCGCGCCGAGGGCACGGCGCTGGAGTTCCTGTCCAGCCTCGACGAGCTGCGCGAACGCATCGCCCTGCACCTCTCCGCCGAGGAACCCGGCGACGTGCTGTCCCTGGTCCGTCCGGACGAGGCGCAGCGGCCGGCTCCGCAGACCGTCGTCGACGGCTCGTTCTCCGGCCGCACGATCCTCGTCGTCGACGACGACGCGCGCAACCTCTTCGCGCTCAGCGGGATCCTGGAACTGCACGGCTTCCGCGTCCTGCACGCGGAGAACGGCCGCAAGGGCATCGAGCGGCTCGTGAACAACCCCGACGTGGCGCTCGTTCTGATGGACGTGATGATGCCCGAGCTGGACGGCTACGCCGCCACCGCCGAGATCCGCGCCATGCCGCAGTACGCCGACCTGCCCATCATCGCGGTCACCGCGAAGGCGATGCCCGGCGACCGGGAGAAGAGCCTCGCCTCGGGGGCCAGCGACTACGTCACCAAGCCGGTCGACACCCAGGACCTGATCGCCTGCGTCCGGCGCTGGCTGCCCTCATGA
- a CDS encoding STAS domain-containing protein, with product MSEELSRPVAGHVPVLRLGDVLLVTLQGDLYDSTAQQLQQDLSEAIAHSSETVTRSRVTGVVIDISGVEMVDSFLGRVLAEIAAQSELLAARTVVAGMRPAVAITLVELGLTLPGLRTALTTEAAMELLAQPVAPSRFGGMRRESP from the coding sequence GTGAGCGAGGAGCTCTCCCGCCCGGTCGCGGGACACGTGCCGGTCCTCAGGCTCGGCGACGTCCTGCTGGTCACCCTCCAGGGGGACCTGTACGACAGCACGGCGCAGCAGTTGCAGCAGGACCTGTCCGAGGCCATCGCCCACAGCTCCGAGACCGTCACCCGCAGCAGGGTCACGGGTGTGGTCATCGACATCTCCGGCGTGGAGATGGTCGACTCCTTCCTCGGGCGTGTGCTGGCCGAGATCGCGGCCCAGAGCGAGCTGCTGGCCGCGCGGACCGTGGTGGCCGGCATGCGGCCCGCGGTCGCCATCACGCTGGTGGAACTCGGTCTGACGCTGCCGGGGCTGCGGACCGCGCTCACCACCGAGGCGGCGATGGAGCTCCTCGCGCAGCCCGTCGCGCCGTCCCGCTTCGGCGGCATGCGCCGGGAGAGTCCGTGA
- a CDS encoding STAS domain-containing protein, which produces MPIAQNPLSVEVTLPREDVALLRVEGYLDVDTATEFQHHLANQLHHGRRHFLLDLSEVPFMDSSGMNIILRVYQEARELPGSVHIISPTPAVRRILDLTGVSITVPVSESVDEALERVDGLPQVPEVPEEPAS; this is translated from the coding sequence GTGCCCATTGCCCAGAATCCCCTGTCCGTCGAGGTGACCCTGCCCCGGGAGGACGTGGCCCTGCTCAGGGTGGAGGGGTATTTGGACGTCGACACCGCGACCGAGTTCCAGCATCACCTGGCGAACCAGCTCCATCACGGCCGGCGGCACTTCCTTCTCGACCTGTCCGAGGTCCCCTTCATGGACTCGTCCGGCATGAACATCATCCTGCGCGTCTACCAGGAGGCGCGTGAGCTGCCGGGAAGCGTGCACATCATCTCCCCCACGCCCGCGGTGCGCCGCATCCTGGACCTGACCGGCGTCAGCATCACGGTCCCGGTCTCCGAGAGCGTCGACGAGGCGCTGGAGCGCGTCGACGGGCTGCCGCAGGTCCCGGAGGTCCCGGAGGAGCCCGCGAGCTGA
- a CDS encoding anti-sigma regulatory factor, which yields MHTAAGVEACLPIRSDMDLVWVRQHVRQAAARLGFGLVDQTKLVTAASELARNTLVHGGGGRMEASHVTSDGVSGLRLVFSDSGPGIADLDRALSDGYTSGDGLGMGLGGARRLVHDFEVESAPGAGTTVRVTSWAGRPPRPREEV from the coding sequence ATGCACACTGCCGCGGGCGTCGAGGCCTGCCTGCCCATCCGGTCGGACATGGACCTGGTGTGGGTGCGCCAGCACGTGCGGCAGGCCGCCGCCCGGCTCGGCTTCGGCCTGGTGGACCAGACGAAGCTGGTGACCGCCGCCAGCGAGCTGGCGCGCAACACCCTGGTGCACGGCGGGGGCGGCCGGATGGAGGCGTCGCACGTCACCTCGGACGGCGTCAGCGGACTGCGGCTGGTCTTCAGCGACTCGGGCCCGGGCATCGCGGACCTGGACCGGGCGCTCAGCGACGGCTACACCTCGGGCGACGGGCTGGGGATGGGGCTGGGCGGCGCGCGGCGCCTGGTGCACGACTTCGAGGTCGAGAGCGCTCCCGGGGCGGGGACCACGGTGCGGGTGACGTCCTGGGCGGGACGGCCGCCGCGTCCGCGCGAGGAGGTGTGA
- a CDS encoding ATP-binding SpoIIE family protein phosphatase has translation MPRVWDVPVQDSTRVRDVRVAAEEAAALAGLDERRTAAVSLVATELATNLLKHARDGEVLVDVVDPPVLREGRTGRAVQIAAIDHGPGIADVAGALRDGFTTARSLGAGLGTCRRLADDFDLHSVLGRGTVAVARVGAAPAGAPPGDGLPQAPGVRAGGVNVPFAGADFSGDAWAWARSGDRLTLMLADGLGHGGEAARASTAAAEALRRRPHLPPAEALREIHGALAGTRGAAVAVAQVDTGAGRLRFAGIGNVGARLREGGRWRSLLSRPGIVGVHRPRTLREDDVAWSEESMLILHTDGLSSRWIPSPDTGVPVSDPAVTAAVTIRDARSPARPVRDDTAVAVLAPTPAGRP, from the coding sequence ATGCCCCGCGTCTGGGACGTGCCGGTGCAGGACTCGACCCGGGTGCGCGACGTGCGGGTCGCGGCGGAGGAGGCGGCGGCCCTGGCCGGGCTCGACGAGCGGCGCACCGCCGCCGTGTCGCTGGTGGCGACCGAGCTGGCCACCAACCTGCTGAAGCACGCGCGGGACGGTGAGGTCCTCGTCGACGTCGTGGACCCGCCCGTCCTGCGGGAGGGCCGGACGGGACGGGCCGTGCAGATAGCGGCGATCGACCACGGGCCGGGCATCGCCGACGTGGCCGGTGCGCTGCGGGACGGGTTCACCACGGCGCGTTCGCTCGGCGCGGGCCTCGGCACCTGCCGGCGTCTCGCCGACGACTTCGACCTGCACAGCGTGCTCGGCCGGGGCACGGTGGCGGTGGCCCGCGTGGGCGCCGCCCCCGCCGGCGCGCCGCCCGGCGACGGCCTCCCGCAGGCGCCCGGCGTGCGGGCGGGCGGCGTCAACGTCCCGTTCGCCGGCGCGGACTTCTCGGGGGACGCCTGGGCCTGGGCCAGGTCCGGCGACCGTCTGACGCTGATGCTGGCGGACGGGCTGGGCCACGGCGGCGAGGCCGCCCGCGCCTCGACCGCCGCGGCCGAGGCCCTGCGCCGCCGGCCCCACCTGCCGCCCGCCGAGGCGCTGCGGGAGATCCACGGGGCGCTGGCCGGCACCCGGGGCGCGGCCGTCGCCGTGGCCCAGGTGGACACCGGGGCCGGCCGGCTGCGCTTCGCGGGGATCGGCAACGTGGGGGCCCGGCTGCGTGAGGGCGGGCGGTGGCGGTCGCTGCTGTCCCGGCCCGGCATCGTCGGCGTGCACCGGCCCCGCACCCTGCGCGAGGACGACGTCGCCTGGTCCGAGGAGAGCATGCTGATCCTGCACACCGACGGTCTGTCCAGCCGCTGGATCCCGTCCCCGGACACCGGCGTGCCGGTGTCCGACCCGGCCGTGACGGCCGCCGTGACGATCCGGGACGCCAGGAGTCCCGCGCGCCCGGTGCGGGACGACACCGCCGTGGCCGTGCTGGCCCCCACCCCGGCGGGCCGCCCATGA
- a CDS encoding ATP-binding protein gives MATEPHWDRTLAAEEITSRVASFPGELHDVTEARLVAEEFLFDLARVSAPSAPEHWDDILLVVTELAANAVQYAPGPFQLRLRRTFDGVHVVMHDTSSTEPAPRPFQPSRGGGGIGWHLIHTLCDQVSVVSDDRGKDIHVFLPW, from the coding sequence ATGGCAACCGAGCCGCATTGGGACAGGACACTGGCTGCCGAGGAGATCACGAGCCGCGTCGCCAGCTTCCCCGGGGAGCTGCACGACGTCACGGAGGCACGGCTGGTCGCGGAGGAGTTCCTCTTCGACCTGGCCCGCGTGTCGGCACCGTCGGCTCCGGAACACTGGGACGACATACTGCTGGTCGTCACGGAACTGGCCGCCAACGCGGTCCAGTACGCGCCGGGGCCCTTCCAGCTGCGTCTGCGCAGGACCTTCGACGGCGTGCACGTCGTGATGCACGACACGAGCAGCACCGAACCCGCCCCTCGGCCCTTCCAGCCGAGCCGCGGCGGGGGCGGCATCGGCTGGCACCTGATTCACACGCTGTGCGACCAGGTCAGTGTGGTCAGCGACGACCGCGGCAAGGACATCCACGTCTTCCTGCCGTGGTGA